Proteins encoded by one window of Salvia splendens isolate huo1 chromosome 5, SspV2, whole genome shotgun sequence:
- the LOC121803713 gene encoding glycine-rich cell wall structural protein 1-like, protein MRFSQKWGCVVPLVVILMLNMSVEILCDEKVDVKGRRGHHGKGHNDGVRGGEGFGGAGSGSGVGFGGGGGFGGGGGGGGGSGFGSGGGYGAGGGFGGSGSGSGGLGGGGGGGKGGGGSIGGGFGSGGGFGAGGGAGDSTGEGHGGGGKGGGGSVGGGPGWGGGIGAGGGAGGSTRGGGKGGEGGVGGGFGSGGGIGVGGGGGGGGKGKGGSIGGGCSSGTGGSRRRGGGIGERGGSGSSIGGRHGGGSVGGGSGSGGGIGGGVGESIGGGFGGGGKGGGGSVWGDSGASGGYTGAGFGSGGGFGAGGGGLGGGFGYGTGFGAGGAIVED, encoded by the coding sequence ATGAGGTTTTCTCAAAAATGGGGGTGTGTCGTGCCTCTTGTTGTTATTTTGATGTTGAATATGAGTGTTGAGATTCTTTGTGATGAGAAAGTTGACGTGAAGGGTCGTCGTGGCCATCATGGAAAAGGACACAATGACGGTGTAAGAGGAGGGGAAGGCTTTGGTGGTGCTGGTTCAGGGAGTGGTGTAGGATTTGGAGGTGGAGGCGGctttggtggaggtggaggcggaggTGGTGGGAGTGGTTTTGGCTCAGGTGGAGGATATGGAGCTGGAGGTGGGTTCGGTGGGAGTGGAAGTGGAAGTGGAGGTttaggaggaggcggaggaggtggAAAAGGTGGTGGAGGTAGTATTGGAGGTGGTTTTGGCTCTGGTGGAGGGTTTGGAGCAGGAGGTGGTGCTGGTGACAGTACAGGCGAAGGTCATGGAGGAGGAGGAAAAGGTGGTGGAGGCAGTGTTGGGGGTGGTCCCGGCTGGGGTGGAGGGATTGGAGCAGGAGGTGGTGCTGGTGGCAGTACAAGAGGTGGAGGAAAAGGTGGTGAAGGCGGTGTTGGGGGTGGTTTCGGTTCAGGTGGAGGGATTGGAgtaggaggtggtggtggtggaggaggaaaAGGCAAGGGAGGCAGTATTGGGGGTGGTTGTAGCTCGGGTACAGGTGGAAGTCGTAGAAGAGGTGGAGGGATTGGGGAAAGAGGTGGTTCTGGCAGCAGTATAGGTGGACGTCATGGAGGAGGCAGTGTTGGGGGTGGTTCTGGCTCGGGTGGAGGGATAGGAGGTGGTGTTGGTGAGAGTATAGGCGGAGGTTTTGGAGGAGGGGGAAAAGGTGGTGGAGGTAGCGTTTGGGGTGATTCCGGAGCAAGTGGAGGCTATACTGGGGCTGGTTTCGGCTCGGGTGGAGGGTTTGGAGCAGGAGGTGGAGGTTTAGGGGGCGGATTTGGCTATGGCACTGGATTTGGTGCCGGTGGTGCAATTGTGGAGGATTAG
- the LOC121802915 gene encoding septum-promoting GTP-binding protein 1-like, with protein sequence MKQQQWQQLCRKKTQFNIKKKFLWRISILRRYVLSVWSQFLACWSGKISGNYRSLPPNSSDTTTTVSSSSSPPPSTAGLISLRLSYGKDSSDLVSLKISLFGDSNIGKTSFLTKYAGIKKRDEENAGMGINRVDKILDVKGARICYSIWDVGGDESSGDQIPIASKDSVAMLFMFDLTSRRTLKSVIRWYQEASKYNQTAVPVFIGTKFDEFMQLPIALQWTIASQARGYAKALNAPLFFSSAKYNINVNKVFKFITSKLFNLNWKLERNLTIGEPIIDF encoded by the exons ATGAAGCAGCAGCAATGGCAGCAGCTGTGCAGAAAAAAGACTCAATTCAACATTAAGAAGAAATTCCTTTGGAGAATCTCTATCCTGCGCCGTTACGTTCTATCGGTTTGGAGCCAATTCCTCGCTTGCTGGAGCGGAAAAATCTCCGGGAACTACAGGTCTCTGCCGCCCAATTCCTCCGACACCACCACCACcgtctcctcctcctcctcgccgcCGCCCTCTACCGCCGGCCTGATCTCGTTACGGCTTAGCTATGGAAAGGATTCGTCGGATTTGGTTTCATTGAAGATTAGCCTCTTTGGCGATTCAAACATCGGGAAAACGAGTTTTCTG ACAAAATATGCAGGTATAAAGAAAAGAGACGAAGAAAATGCAGGGATGGGAATAAATCGTGTCGACAAAATATTGGATGTGAAAGGGGCAAGGATCTGTTATAGCATATGGGACGTGGGAG GTGACGAATCTTCAGGAGATCAAATTCCCATAGCTTCTAAAGATTCAGTGGCTATGCTATTTATGTTTGATCTTACTAGTAGACGTACATTAAAAAG TGTGATCAGATGGTATCAAGAAGCCAGTAAATATAACCAG ACTGCAGTTCCAGTATTTATAGGGACCAAATTTGATGAATTTATGCAACTTCCTATAGCTTTGCAATGGACAATTGCAAGCCAg GCAAGAGGGTATGCAAAGGCTCTCAATGCACCACTATTTTTTTCCAGTGCAAAATACAACATAAATGTGAATAAAGTTTTCAAGTTCATCACATCCAAGCTCTTCAACTTGAACTGGAAATTGGAGCGAAATCTCACCATTGGAGAACCCATTATTGATTTCTAG
- the LOC121803457 gene encoding vascular-related unknown protein 4-like isoform X2: MSINSSIEESGWTKYLEDFSCNNDSFISSSSMVSDAAWNGSDTIKRLNLKKLNRSTNRRKYTYEYDDDLEDTASSPVHSPKVSRMKQAEVNQTKMDATCDYVVTRPTVEFEEFLETR, from the exons ATGTCGATCAACTCGTCGATCGAGGAGAGCGGGTGGACCAAGTATTTGGAAGACTTTTCTTGCAACAACGACAGCTTCATAAGCAGCTCTTCTATGGTCTCCGATGCAGCGTGGAATGGCTCAGACACCATTAAAAGGTTGAATTTGAAGAAGTTGAATCGAAGCACAAATCGAAGGAAATATACGTATGAATACGATGATGATTTGGAAGATACAGCTAGCTCTCCTGTTCATAGCCCTAag GTAAGCAGGATGAAGCAGGCGGAGGTCAACCAGACAAAGATGGATGCTACTTGCGATTATGTGGTAACAA GGCCAACAGTCGAGTTCGAAGAATTTCTTGAAACACGATAG
- the LOC121803457 gene encoding vascular-related unknown protein 1-like isoform X1 produces the protein MSINSSIEESGWTKYLEDFSCNNDSFISSSSMVSDAAWNGSDTIKRLNLKKLNRSTNRRKYTYEYDDDLEDTASSPVHSPKVSRMKQAEVNQTKMDATCDYVGQQSSSKNFLKHDREERNTNNRIIDNKTSDQYMELRKRGLCLVPMSALINYIG, from the exons ATGTCGATCAACTCGTCGATCGAGGAGAGCGGGTGGACCAAGTATTTGGAAGACTTTTCTTGCAACAACGACAGCTTCATAAGCAGCTCTTCTATGGTCTCCGATGCAGCGTGGAATGGCTCAGACACCATTAAAAGGTTGAATTTGAAGAAGTTGAATCGAAGCACAAATCGAAGGAAATATACGTATGAATACGATGATGATTTGGAAGATACAGCTAGCTCTCCTGTTCATAGCCCTAag GTAAGCAGGATGAAGCAGGCGGAGGTCAACCAGACAAAGATGGATGCTACTTGCGATTATGTG GGCCAACAGTCGAGTTCGAAGAATTTCTTGAAACACGATAGAGAAGAGAGAAATACAAATAATAGAATTATCGACAACAAAACCAGTGATCAATATATGGAGCTGAGGAAGAGAGGGTTATGTTTGGTGCCAATGTCAGCTTTGATTAACTATATTGGTTAa